The genome window CCCACACGCAAGCATGAACGCATCAGGTGATAGTCGATGACGGGTTCCACTTGCTCGCCATCGGCAAAGGTCAAAAACGCTTCGGGGCGTTGGTTGAGGATGAGCGCGAGCAGTCCGCTTTTTTTGCGGAGCGGGTCTTCCTTGTACCCGCCAATTTTGTCGAGGATGGAGATGAGAGTCCGCAAGGGGGTGGGGGAGGCTCCCGCTTGTTGCAAAACAACCTCGGGCGTGAGGCGAAGCGCAAGCATATCCCCCCCGTAGGCATTTGCCATTTCCAAGTGCAAGTCCAGCGCGGGCATGGGATCGGTTCCATCATCCGCTTTAAAGATTTCAAGCAACTCGGCGCGACTCAAATTTGCCTGCCGCTCAGGGGAACAAAAATCCGCATCGGACTCAAGCCGACGCCTGTATGCGTCGAAGAGATAGAATGCGCCCTTTTGGCTGACTCCGCCAAGCGGCGCAACAAGCGGCGTGTGGTAGCGGTTATTTTTCTCGTTCCAAAAACTGAACTGCTGAAGTGTGACCGCGAAAAAGTAATCGAGCGTTTTGGGGTGCTGCGCGGGCGGAAGTTCGGGGCTGATGAAATTGAAGGGCGCGGCTTCATCGAGCGCGGCAACCATTTTTGAAATTTTTTGAATCTGGGTCGGGTTGGTCTGCGCTTTGGGGCTGTTTGAAATTTCAGGCGAGGGTTCGTTGAATAATAACGCTGTGGGACCAACATGCGCGATCATCTGCGCGGCAAGCGGAACAGCATGCTGCGCCGCAATGATGGGATGTTTACCCTGCGCAAGATACGCCAGAGTTGCGCCGCAAAACGTATCTCCGGCGCCGGTGGGGTCGAGTTCGGTGGTTGGGACGGCGGGGATGAAGGTTTTGTAATTGCCTTGAATGGCACACGCGCCATCCGCGCCGAGGGTGATGAAGAGCAGTTTGCCTGCTTCGGTGTGTGCCGCTTCGAGCGAGCCGAACAAACCAACGGCTTCGCTTTGGTTCATGAAGAAGATATCGGTCTGCGCGATGATGCTGTGAACGAGGTGCGGGGATTTATCCACGCCTGTCAGGTAAGTGCCTGCGGAAATTTTCTTTGCGCCGCGTTTACGGCAGGCGGTGATGAAGTCCAATTGCTTTTGCGCATCGCCAAGCGGGACGACGTGAATGCAAGCGTACGTCGAGAGGTCGGCGGGCAGCATCTCCGGCGTGAGAGTCGACTCTGCGCCGAAGGTGGCTTTGAGGTATTCGGTCTTGCCGCCGCGCTGGGAGATTTCAAAATGCGGCAGTCCTTCTTCGGGGTTAACGATGGGTCCGAACCATACAGTGAGTCGCTCCGCAATGGATTGGAGAACGTCGGGAATGGGGTCAGGGTGAGGAGCGAAGAGGGAAACGTTTGATCCGCAGCGGTGAGCCGCCATGGCGGTGTACATCCCTGCGCCGCCCGCAGAAGGGGCGGTTTGGGTTTCGAGGTGGAGGATGTCGGTGGAGGTTCCGCCGATGATGAGGATGTGGGACATAGGTGGTTTGAATGAGGAATGGTGAGTAGTAGTCAGTTATCAGTGGGAAGTGGTCAGCGGTGATCAACTTCCCACTTTTTTAGAACATCGCTGCCTGTTTCGGCGCATCGTCTTCGTTCATCCCGCTCCAACTGAATTTTTTCAAGTCCACTTTGCCTTTGGCGTCGAAGACCACGCCTTCGGCTTCGAGCAGCGGACGTTGCCTCTCCGCGCCGGGGCGTTCGCTGATCTTGCCTTGCGAGTTGATGACTCGCTGCCACGGTACATCATCGGGACAGGCTGCCATGGCGCCGCCCACCCAGCGCGGGGCAAAGGCGGCGTAGGCTTCGATCTCCACGCCATGGGGCGGGGGAATCAATTTGGCGATCTGACCGTAGGTGGCGACCTTTCCAACGGGGATCTGGCGCACGAGGTTCCAGACCTGTTCGTAGAAAGTTTGCATGTTTGGAGGAGAAGTAAACGCAGGCATGGCAATCTCCTTATTTTGTTTTTCCGCTCCAGCCGTATTTCTTCATGTCAATACGGCCTCTCACATTAAACGGCACACCCTCATCTTCGAGCATGAGTTTGTGACGTTTCGCTTCAAGACCGTCCCGTTCGGTGATCTCGCCTTTGGAATTGACCACCCGCTGCCACGGCACTTCGCTCGGGCTGGCCGCCACTGCATTGCTGACCCAAAGCGCCCCAAATTCAGAGAAAGTTTCAGCGTCCACGCCAGCGGGCGGGCGGAGCATCCTGGCGATCTGCCCATACGAAGCGACTTTTCCGCGCGGGATCATACAGACGATATTCCAGACTTCGGCGTAAAAGGCCGGCGGATCTGGAAGGGATGGAGGTTGGGACATGATGGTTTCCTCTTCTAGCGGGGTGCAAGGTATTTGTAGAAAAACGTCTGCCGGACATTGGCGATGAAGTTCTGCGAAAGTTCATCGGTCATGAATTGGAGGGTGGGGATGGCATCTGCCGTCAGCGTGTTGGGATGCTCGTATTCGGGGACTCCGGGCGGTTCGAGGCGGGTTACAGGCTCGGTGATGGTTTGGACTTTCCGGCCGTCATCGAGAACAAAATAATGTTCGTAGGTCCGATAGATGGAGCGGTTCATTTCGTAGGTGGGAGTTAAGGCGCCGATAGCGAGTAACAAGTAACATCCTGCAAGTATTAAGCGGGGAGTAGATTTCTGGAAGATGGTTTCGCCTGTCATCAACATCAGGTAGAAGAGCGGGGCGATGGAGGCGCGCATGACGAAGTCACGGTCGCTGCCGAATTGGATGAAGGGGATGACGAGAAAAAGCAAGCCAGTGACCATCCAGCGCGGGTCGCGCCATTTGACTGGAGCAAGCACAAGCCAGAGAATCCCGCCTTCAAATAGTAAGAAGGCGAGGAAATCGGTGAAGAGGATGGATTGCAGTCCGCGGGACTGGGCGGCGGTATTGGCAGCGAAGAAGAAGGATGAAAGCAGAAAGATAATGATGGCGGCAAGGATGATTTCAAGACGGAGATGTTTGAATGGAGCTTTGAAGTCAGTTCCTTTGATGAGTTCGATAAGGACGTAGGGTAAAAATCCAACCGCGGCGAGAGGCGCGAAGAAGAAGCAAAGGGACCAGAGGAGCATGATCATGTCATAGCGAGGGTGATGCACGTCGCCCGAAGCAATCCTCGACTCGTTCGGGGATTGCTTCGTTGCCATTTCATGGTTCCTCGCAATGACAGTGACCATAGCAATACACAACCAGGCAGGGACGGCTTGATTAAAGACCCAAAATAACTGTGTGGTAAAAGAGGAATATTGCAAACTCTTCGACCATATCTCGAGGTGGGTGATGGGCGGCAGCAAGGTTGGATAATCTTTGGCAAAGAATAGCGCGCCGAGTACGTCCAGTCCGCTGAAGAAAATGAGGAGAAGTGTTGCTTTGAGGGCGGAGGTTTTAAGAGCAGAGGCGAGGTGCAGGGTGACAAGGATGATGCCAAGCCATGTCCACAGGAAGATGGCAAAGTTGGCGGCTTTCCAACCGAGGAGTTTGCCGATCCATGCCGAGGGCAGCCAGTAGCCGACGTAATAGACCAGCATTTTGATCGGCCCGCGTTCGGGGGTGGCGTAGTAGACGGGCCAGTCGAAGTTGATCAGATCCCGCAGGACGACGTTGCGCCAGTTGTGATCCCAGTTTTGGAAGGCGTAGCCGCCGATGCCGGAGAGGAAGAGCCAGGCGCCAGTGAGGAGCAACCAGTAAACAGTTGCGGGTTGGCAGTTGATGGTTGGCGGCTGATCGTTTTTAAGAAGTTGCCAGAGTGCGATGAGCAGAATGACTGCAAGGGGAATGGCAATGGATAATCGCACCCAGCCGAAGAGGAAGAGGCTGAAGGGCAGAATAAGGTAAAGGATGGAAATGCGTTTCATGTTTGACCATGGACAATGGACAGTTGACCACGGTCTGCGGTCTATCGTCCATCGTCGAATTCGTAGATGACGTAATCTTCCTTTTCCATTGTAACGGAATACCGCTCATCCAGAAATGAGCGCAGTTCGGCAAACTCGCGCGAGGTGTCTTCGCCGGAAACCCATGGTTTGTCTATGGCGGCAACTTCAATGATGAAACGCGGCTGGGCTCCCTGCAATTGAGTCATAAAATCTGCCCGGATGGATTGGATGTAGGGATTGGAAACATGATGATAGAAATAAAAATCAAATACGTACGAAGTTGCAAGCGGCGCGCGCGTATGGAGCAGGGCAAGCAGCGTGCCGCCCGTCCAATCCAGCGGCTGGACGGTGTCACCCTCTTCGAGGTTTTTTTCGAGGAAGCGGGTGATCTCCCCGGCGCGGTTGGTGGAGGTGGCGATGGATTTGCCTTCAAGCTGACGGAGGAGGGTTTGGGAAGGGCGGATGGAAATCGCGAGTGTAAGAAGCAAGATGAAAGAGGGTAAAACGGTTAATGGAGGATGGTTAATGGTGGAGATGGATAATGATGCAAGAAGGACGATACAGTAGGTAAACGGAATGTAATGGTATGGAAAGAATTGCCCCGACAATGCAGGATAGATTGCATAACACAGCGCAAGACTGGCGAGCAGATATGTTTGACGATTGCGATTGAGACGGATGCCAAGTGCGGCGGGGATCAACCACCAGCCGCTTCCGCCCAGACGCCAGGCCTGATTCAATACATAAGACATTCGCTCTGCCGGGGGCGTGATCGCCATCTCGCCGTTGATTT of Anaerolineales bacterium contains these proteins:
- a CDS encoding MGMT family protein is translated as MPAFTSPPNMQTFYEQVWNLVRQIPVGKVATYGQIAKLIPPPHGVEIEAYAAFAPRWVGGAMAACPDDVPWQRVINSQGKISERPGAERQRPLLEAEGVVFDAKGKVDLKKFSWSGMNEDDAPKQAAMF
- a CDS encoding MGMT family protein — its product is MSQPPSLPDPPAFYAEVWNIVCMIPRGKVASYGQIARMLRPPAGVDAETFSEFGALWVSNAVAASPSEVPWQRVVNSKGEITERDGLEAKRHKLMLEDEGVPFNVRGRIDMKKYGWSGKTK
- a CDS encoding PfkB family carbohydrate kinase translates to MSHILIIGGTSTDILHLETQTAPSAGGAGMYTAMAAHRCGSNVSLFAPHPDPIPDVLQSIAERLTVWFGPIVNPEEGLPHFEISQRGGKTEYLKATFGAESTLTPEMLPADLSTYACIHVVPLGDAQKQLDFITACRKRGAKKISAGTYLTGVDKSPHLVHSIIAQTDIFFMNQSEAVGLFGSLEAAHTEAGKLLFITLGADGACAIQGNYKTFIPAVPTTELDPTGAGDTFCGATLAYLAQGKHPIIAAQHAVPLAAQMIAHVGPTALLFNEPSPEISNSPKAQTNPTQIQKISKMVAALDEAAPFNFISPELPPAQHPKTLDYFFAVTLQQFSFWNEKNNRYHTPLVAPLGGVSQKGAFYLFDAYRRRLESDADFCSPERQANLSRAELLEIFKADDGTDPMPALDLHLEMANAYGGDMLALRLTPEVVLQQAGASPTPLRTLISILDKIGGYKEDPLRKKSGLLALILNQRPEAFLTFADGEQVEPVIDYHLMRSCLRVGLVDILDADLKTKITNRELISPADEWAIRLTAFRAIEEVVALSGKSTGAVDWFFFGARKRCPEMTEPECHLCQIDSVCAHRRELFQPVLRTSFY